One Haloarcula sp. CBA1127 genomic window carries:
- the yqeB gene encoding selenium-dependent molybdenum cofactor biosynthesis protein YqeB encodes MSLFERLDELAAQGEPAALLTIVRKDGSAPRDVGDKMIVTGEGEYGTIGGGTVEHLAVQDARSVLSGADDPGVQTYELERGGNTGMVCGGEMDVFIDRVRGQARLYIAGGGHISAELAPLAERLGYVVTVVDDREAYADPAQFPDETDVIHGDYGEALSDLPMGTETAVAVATRSGTFDQAAVAAALDGEAGYVGLVASETKADHVLGSLAESGYARRDLSRVRTPVGLDLGGSGPAAVALSILAEVTMDRHDATGARATRLNLDDLVVVRGGGDLGSGVVYRLQQAGFPVIVTEVEQPTVVRRAVAFGAALYEDEVEVEGVTGRAAADIDEALELLADDVVPVLVDPEATVADDFDAAVLVDAVMAKGAFDTGTRREDADVVVGMGPGFEAGEDVDAVVETDRGHELGRVFYEGTASEYDGEPGERRGYTHERVLRAPTDGEWTPAVAIGDSVTAGDVVGTVGDRPVETEIDGLVRGLVHGGLGVSESTKLGDVDPRGESVDPTKISDKALCLGGGVLEAVLRLR; translated from the coding sequence ATGAGCCTGTTCGAACGACTCGACGAACTGGCCGCACAGGGAGAGCCGGCGGCGCTCCTGACTATCGTCCGCAAGGACGGCAGCGCACCGCGGGATGTGGGGGACAAGATGATCGTCACCGGCGAGGGTGAATACGGGACTATTGGCGGCGGCACGGTCGAGCACCTCGCCGTACAGGACGCCCGGTCGGTGCTTTCGGGAGCCGACGACCCCGGCGTCCAGACGTACGAACTCGAACGCGGCGGCAACACGGGCATGGTCTGTGGCGGCGAGATGGACGTGTTCATCGACCGCGTCCGCGGGCAGGCCCGACTCTACATCGCCGGCGGCGGCCACATCAGCGCCGAACTGGCCCCGCTGGCGGAGCGACTGGGCTACGTCGTCACCGTGGTCGACGACCGCGAGGCATATGCCGACCCAGCGCAGTTCCCCGACGAGACGGACGTGATTCACGGCGACTACGGTGAGGCGCTGAGTGACCTGCCGATGGGAACCGAGACTGCCGTAGCCGTCGCAACGCGAAGCGGGACGTTCGATCAGGCTGCCGTCGCCGCAGCGCTGGACGGCGAGGCTGGCTACGTCGGCCTCGTCGCCAGCGAGACGAAGGCCGACCACGTGCTCGGTTCGCTCGCAGAGTCGGGCTACGCCCGTCGGGACCTCAGCCGGGTCCGGACGCCGGTGGGACTCGACCTCGGCGGGAGCGGACCGGCCGCCGTCGCGCTCTCGATTCTCGCCGAGGTCACCATGGACCGCCACGACGCTACCGGTGCGCGTGCGACACGTCTGAACCTCGACGACTTGGTCGTCGTTCGCGGCGGCGGCGACCTCGGGAGCGGCGTCGTCTATCGGCTCCAACAGGCCGGCTTTCCGGTCATCGTCACCGAAGTCGAACAGCCGACAGTCGTCCGGCGGGCGGTCGCCTTCGGCGCGGCGCTGTACGAAGACGAGGTGGAAGTCGAAGGAGTCACTGGCCGTGCAGCAGCGGACATCGACGAGGCGCTCGAACTGCTCGCCGACGATGTCGTGCCGGTACTTGTCGACCCAGAGGCGACTGTCGCTGACGATTTCGACGCGGCGGTCCTCGTCGACGCGGTTATGGCAAAAGGGGCGTTCGACACCGGTACGCGCCGGGAAGACGCCGACGTGGTGGTCGGGATGGGGCCCGGTTTCGAGGCCGGCGAGGACGTGGACGCGGTCGTCGAGACCGACCGCGGGCACGAACTTGGCCGCGTGTTCTACGAGGGGACAGCGAGCGAGTACGACGGCGAGCCCGGCGAGCGGCGCGGCTACACCCACGAGCGGGTGCTTCGCGCCCCGACCGACGGTGAATGGACCCCGGCGGTCGCCATCGGCGATAGTGTCACAGCCGGCGACGTGGTCGGCACCGTCGGCGACCGGCCGGTCGAAACCGAGATAGATGGACTGGTTCGCGGCCTAGTTCACGGCGGCCTCGGCGTCAGTGAGAGCACCAAACTCGGCGATGTCGACCCTCGTGGCGAGTCTGTCGACCCGACGAAAATCTCCGACAAGGCGCTGTGCCTCGGCGGCGGCGTGCTGGAGGCAGTGCTCCGGTTGCGGTAG
- the selD gene encoding selenide, water dikinase SelD has product MGPDGATDDDDETARLTEYTELHGCSCKVGQSDLDSLLADAGLTGESDALLFGIGEDAAARKLTDDLALVSTVDFFTPIVDDPYDFGRIAACNAASDAFATGAVENVDCLVVLGLPRELTESAAPILAGMADALDAMDGVIAGGHTIMSPWPFAGGAISATARPDALLTSQGASPGDRLYLTKPLGTQPAMGATRVTDDQFVETVTDATDRPLETIASEAIAWMTTPNRDATVACREYATAATDITGFGLVGQSRAVAARSNVGIELTHLPVIAGTPALSTLFGYGLTAGESAETSGGLFVSVPPTATDAVEAAFDDAGVFYRAVGRVTPGRGVSLADPTIEEVSR; this is encoded by the coding sequence GTGGGGCCCGACGGGGCGACTGACGATGACGACGAGACGGCGCGGCTGACGGAGTATACGGAACTCCACGGCTGTTCGTGTAAAGTCGGCCAGAGCGACCTCGATTCGCTGCTCGCCGATGCCGGCCTCACCGGTGAGAGCGACGCATTGCTGTTCGGCATCGGCGAGGACGCCGCTGCGCGGAAACTCACTGACGACCTCGCGCTGGTTTCGACGGTGGATTTCTTTACACCTATCGTTGACGACCCGTACGACTTCGGCCGTATCGCCGCCTGCAACGCCGCCAGCGATGCGTTCGCCACGGGTGCGGTGGAGAACGTCGACTGCTTGGTCGTTCTCGGCCTCCCGCGAGAGCTAACCGAGAGCGCAGCGCCGATTCTCGCCGGCATGGCCGACGCGCTGGACGCGATGGACGGCGTCATCGCCGGCGGCCACACCATCATGAGTCCGTGGCCCTTCGCTGGCGGCGCCATCTCAGCGACGGCGCGTCCCGACGCTCTCCTCACATCGCAGGGAGCCAGTCCTGGCGACCGGCTCTACCTGACCAAACCGCTCGGGACACAGCCGGCTATGGGGGCGACCCGCGTGACTGACGACCAGTTCGTCGAGACAGTTACCGACGCCACTGACCGGCCGCTTGAGACAATTGCTTCGGAGGCTATCGCGTGGATGACCACACCGAACCGGGACGCAACAGTCGCGTGCCGCGAATACGCGACAGCTGCGACTGATATTACCGGCTTCGGCCTCGTCGGGCAGAGCCGCGCGGTGGCCGCCCGCTCGAACGTCGGTATCGAACTAACGCACCTCCCGGTCATCGCAGGAACGCCTGCCCTCTCGACGCTTTTCGGATACGGGCTGACTGCGGGCGAGAGCGCGGAGACCAGCGGGGGACTGTTCGTTTCTGTTCCCCCGACTGCGACTGACGCCGTCGAAGCGGCGTTCGACGACGCCGGCGTGTTCTACCGTGCTGTCGGGCGTGTTACACCCGGACGCGGTGTCTCGCTTGCGGACCCGACTATCGAAGAAGTCAGCCGCTAA
- a CDS encoding sulfurtransferase TusA family protein, with protein MARVDVRGEICPRPALIVRQALSDLDTDETLVVRGDYPPAEENLRRMCTTHGIDVTTAETAGESDEFELELRVTEMASLSEA; from the coding sequence ATGGCTCGCGTAGACGTTCGTGGTGAAATCTGTCCCCGGCCGGCACTCATTGTCCGGCAAGCGCTTTCGGACCTTGATACCGACGAGACGCTCGTCGTTCGAGGCGATTACCCGCCGGCCGAAGAGAACCTCCGGCGGATGTGTACGACTCACGGTATCGACGTGACAACCGCGGAGACCGCTGGCGAGTCCGACGAATTCGAACTGGAACTTCGGGTGACCGAGATGGCGTCACTATCGGAGGCCTGA
- the yqeC gene encoding selenium cofactor biosynthesis protein YqeC: protein MDLAAALGLGSSAAVAFVGAGGKKTAMGQLTVEGTDQGYDVGYTTTTAMPPPPDLPLTLTGPDEWRADLETHDPPVAVAREEVADPARADRKVRGFEASVVEQLSEVGLFDWLLIKADGARKREFKSPGDGEPVVPSTASHVVPVASVTAVGEALTSDVVHRPKLVADITGLRVGDTITATAVGTVLTHPDGGLRNAPAEASVIPLVNKADAETQQHTARDVLTHALSQTERCSRGVITSFKSDVCEVVSAADVQEGPTDD from the coding sequence ATGGATCTGGCTGCTGCGCTGGGCCTGGGTTCCAGCGCCGCTGTCGCCTTCGTCGGGGCCGGTGGGAAGAAAACTGCGATGGGACAGTTGACGGTCGAGGGAACTGACCAGGGGTACGACGTGGGTTACACGACAACGACAGCGATGCCACCGCCGCCTGACCTGCCGCTGACGCTCACTGGCCCGGACGAGTGGCGTGCCGACCTCGAAACACACGACCCCCCGGTTGCCGTTGCTCGCGAGGAGGTAGCCGACCCGGCGCGAGCCGACCGGAAGGTTCGCGGATTCGAGGCGAGTGTGGTGGAACAGCTATCCGAAGTCGGACTGTTCGACTGGCTGCTGATAAAGGCTGACGGGGCACGCAAGCGTGAGTTCAAATCGCCTGGCGATGGGGAGCCAGTCGTTCCGAGCACAGCCAGCCACGTCGTCCCGGTCGCCTCGGTCACCGCCGTCGGTGAAGCGCTGACGTCGGACGTGGTCCATCGACCGAAGCTGGTCGCGGATATCACCGGCCTTCGTGTGGGCGACACGATCACTGCGACAGCTGTCGGGACAGTGCTCACACATCCCGACGGCGGCCTCCGAAACGCACCAGCTGAGGCATCTGTGATACCGCTAGTCAACAAAGCGGATGCCGAAACACAGCAGCATACCGCCAGAGACGTTCTCACACACGCACTTTCACAGACAGAGCGGTGTTCTCGGGGCGTCATCACTTCGTTCAAATCAGATGTCTGTGAAGTGGTCTCAGCGGCAGACGTGCAGGAGGGGCCCACCGATGACTGA
- a CDS encoding nucleotidyltransferase family protein, whose product MSSQRRTKVGGVILAAGQSSRYESGNKLLATVDGTVVVRHVAETACESSLSDVVAVLGYEGVAVAEALEGLSLSVQHNDEYATGQSASVRHGVDYAQESDWDAALFLLGDMPFVRAETIERLLEAYRTGTATIVVPEHEGVRGNPVLFGDCHFDALASVSGDRGGRDIIETTERTAFIEVEDPGVHWDIDTDADLTEFTDRRDSL is encoded by the coding sequence ATGAGCAGCCAGCGTCGGACTAAAGTCGGCGGCGTTATCCTCGCCGCTGGGCAGAGTTCGCGGTACGAGTCGGGTAACAAACTGCTAGCGACTGTCGACGGGACGGTAGTCGTTCGACACGTAGCCGAAACCGCCTGTGAGTCATCGCTATCGGACGTTGTCGCCGTCCTCGGATACGAGGGCGTGGCCGTCGCTGAGGCGCTGGAGGGCCTCTCGCTCTCGGTTCAGCATAACGACGAGTACGCGACCGGCCAGAGTGCGTCGGTTCGACATGGAGTCGACTATGCACAGGAATCCGACTGGGACGCCGCCCTGTTCCTGCTGGGCGATATGCCCTTCGTCCGGGCCGAAACTATCGAGCGACTACTCGAAGCGTACCGTACAGGGACGGCAACTATCGTGGTTCCCGAACACGAGGGGGTGCGAGGCAATCCCGTGCTGTTCGGCGACTGCCATTTCGATGCGCTCGCCTCAGTCTCCGGGGACCGCGGCGGTCGAGATATCATCGAGACCACCGAGCGGACAGCGTTCATCGAGGTCGAGGACCCCGGCGTCCACTGGGATATCGACACTGATGCTGATCTCACCGAGTTCACGGACCGCCGCGACAGCCTGTAA
- a CDS encoding Rid family detoxifying hydrolase, whose translation MKRTISTADAPDAVGAYSQATTNGSLVFTAGQIPMTPDGDLLDDEPIATQAEQALSNVEAVLAAEGLEMSDVLKVTVYLDDIDDFESMNDTYAGFFDEEPPARSAVEVANLPKGVGVEIEAIATSD comes from the coding sequence ATGAAACGGACCATCAGCACGGCCGATGCACCCGATGCGGTCGGCGCGTACAGCCAGGCGACGACAAACGGCTCGCTCGTGTTCACCGCGGGCCAGATTCCGATGACACCCGACGGCGACCTGCTGGACGACGAACCGATAGCGACGCAGGCGGAACAGGCGCTATCGAACGTCGAAGCGGTGCTGGCAGCCGAAGGACTGGAGATGAGTGACGTCTTGAAAGTGACCGTCTATCTGGACGACATCGACGATTTCGAGTCGATGAACGACACCTATGCCGGCTTTTTCGACGAAGAGCCGCCGGCCCGGAGCGCAGTCGAGGTCGCAAACCTGCCAAAGGGCGTGGGAGTCGAAATCGAAGCAATCGCAACGAGCGACTGA